One region of Streptomyces leeuwenhoekii genomic DNA includes:
- a CDS encoding DUF6895 family protein codes for MTTGEIRQVAHAALAWVSAHRDDFALDDEALSAEGRVDRTWKPLGELAQMCATVTRRLPPADPLHASARELLAFAWRQTGEGELFLRLQRAEPFATYPLEVYAAFAAAGLRHPVYEASAATVARTRGWRLTEQDPTRRLGVLAAERRGGIDGIRPPGQAEHVLRGTWLGGLPEPWTFEAASGYALTHVVFHLTDWGRAAHGLPPDLAAYLTHWLPPWLDTCGEARMWDLTCELLVAAACLPSAGTAPGPEAREAWRRVAAAQDPAGAIPEVGPPPHHRPGGPGGGPAATGPAEDFVRSYHSTLMAAFAAAVTLGRVDAARSDQAGTGVRDGRVRRPAATQYRYGGQGALE; via the coding sequence GTGACCACCGGGGAGATCCGGCAGGTGGCGCACGCGGCGCTGGCCTGGGTGTCGGCGCACCGCGACGACTTCGCCCTGGACGACGAGGCGCTGTCGGCCGAGGGCCGGGTGGACCGCACCTGGAAGCCCCTGGGCGAACTGGCCCAGATGTGCGCCACCGTGACCCGGCGCCTGCCCCCGGCCGACCCGCTGCACGCGAGCGCCCGCGAGCTGCTGGCGTTCGCGTGGCGGCAGACCGGCGAGGGCGAGCTGTTCCTCCGTCTCCAGCGCGCGGAGCCCTTCGCCACCTACCCCCTGGAGGTGTACGCGGCCTTCGCCGCCGCGGGCCTGCGCCACCCCGTGTACGAGGCGTCCGCCGCCACGGTGGCCCGCACCCGGGGCTGGCGGCTCACCGAGCAGGACCCCACGCGCCGCCTGGGTGTGCTCGCCGCCGAGCGGCGCGGCGGCATCGACGGCATCCGGCCCCCCGGACAGGCCGAGCACGTCCTGCGCGGCACCTGGCTGGGCGGACTGCCCGAACCGTGGACCTTCGAGGCAGCCTCCGGATACGCCCTCACCCACGTCGTCTTCCACCTCACCGACTGGGGGCGCGCCGCCCACGGCCTGCCTCCGGACCTCGCCGCCTATCTGACGCACTGGCTGCCGCCCTGGCTCGACACCTGCGGGGAGGCCCGGATGTGGGATCTGACGTGCGAACTGCTCGTCGCGGCGGCCTGCCTGCCGTCAGCGGGCACCGCACCCGGACCGGAGGCGCGCGAGGCATGGCGCCGCGTCGCGGCGGCCCAGGACCCCGCGGGCGCGATCCCCGAGGTGGGCCCGCCCCCGCACCACCGGCCCGGCGGACCCGGCGGCGGCCCCGCCGCGACGGGCCCCGCGGAGGACTTCGTCCGCAGCTACCACTCCACCCTGATGGCCGCCTTCGCCGCGGCCGTGACCCTCGGTCGCGTCGACGCGGCCCGGTCGGACCAGGCCGGGACCGGCGTCCGCGACGGCCGGGTCCGGCGCCCGGCGGCGACGCAGTACCGGTACGGCGGACAAGGAGCGCTCGAATGA
- a CDS encoding alkaline phosphatase D family protein has product MAPTGRHRALAEHAFSPHDAALRAAARHLGRRRFLTVTAAAAALAFTTNLPARGAVAAPQRDAARIDKDPFTLGVASGDPLPDSVVLWTRLAPEPFEADGGLGEERVTVEWEVAEDESFALVTQRGTAEAHPEYAHSVHIDVRGLEPATRYYYRFRTGTWISPAGRTLTAPAAGDGTSALRLAAVACQAYQDGYYTVHRHLAQDDVDIVFHLGDYLYEYAVNSAGGERRYTDVTLPDVFNRETMTLADYRLRYSLYKSDPDLKAAHAAHPFVVAWDDHETENNYAGSIPENTVPPEEFLVRRAAAYRAYWENQPLRAAQLPQGPDAQLYRRLHWGTLAQFDILDTRQYRSDQAYSDRPHPPGPESDDPARTMTGDAQERWLIDGWRASTALWNVMPQQVCFSQRKLDTTADANMSMDAWDGYRASRNRIVAGAKEAGVANWMVLTGDVHVAYAFDIKDDFDDPQSKTLGTEITSTSVSSGKDGAERPANWDTYMTANPHLKFYDGRRGYARVELGQEAARIDFRTVSAVTTPGAPVTTAASFVTEAGAPGLQPA; this is encoded by the coding sequence ATGGCGCCCACGGGCCGTCACAGAGCACTGGCCGAGCACGCCTTCTCCCCGCACGACGCCGCCCTGCGCGCGGCGGCCCGGCACCTCGGCCGCCGGCGCTTCCTCACCGTCACCGCGGCGGCCGCCGCGCTCGCCTTCACCACCAACCTGCCGGCCCGGGGTGCCGTCGCCGCGCCCCAGCGCGACGCGGCCCGCATCGACAAGGACCCGTTCACCCTGGGCGTCGCCTCGGGCGACCCCCTGCCCGACTCCGTGGTGCTGTGGACACGGCTGGCCCCCGAGCCGTTCGAGGCGGACGGTGGGCTGGGCGAGGAGCGGGTCACCGTGGAGTGGGAGGTGGCCGAGGACGAGTCCTTCGCCCTGGTCACCCAGCGGGGCACCGCCGAGGCCCACCCGGAGTACGCCCACAGCGTGCACATCGACGTCCGGGGCCTGGAACCGGCCACCCGGTACTACTACCGCTTCCGCACCGGGACCTGGATCAGCCCGGCGGGCCGCACCCTCACCGCGCCCGCGGCGGGCGACGGCACCTCGGCGCTCCGGCTGGCCGCCGTCGCCTGCCAGGCGTACCAGGACGGCTACTACACCGTCCACCGGCACCTGGCGCAGGACGACGTCGACATCGTCTTCCACCTCGGCGACTACCTGTACGAGTACGCCGTGAACTCCGCCGGCGGCGAGCGCCGCTACACCGACGTCACACTCCCGGACGTGTTCAACCGCGAGACCATGACCCTCGCGGACTACCGGCTGCGCTACTCCCTCTACAAGAGCGACCCGGATCTGAAGGCCGCCCACGCCGCGCACCCCTTCGTCGTCGCCTGGGACGACCACGAGACGGAGAACAACTACGCCGGGAGCATCCCCGAGAACACCGTGCCGCCGGAGGAGTTCCTGGTGCGCCGGGCCGCCGCCTACCGCGCGTACTGGGAGAACCAGCCGCTGCGCGCCGCACAGCTACCCCAGGGCCCCGACGCCCAGCTCTACCGCCGTCTGCACTGGGGCACGCTCGCTCAGTTCGACATCCTCGACACCCGCCAGTACCGCTCCGACCAGGCGTATTCCGACCGTCCCCACCCGCCGGGGCCGGAGTCGGACGACCCGGCGCGCACCATGACCGGGGACGCCCAGGAACGGTGGCTGATCGACGGGTGGCGGGCCTCGACGGCGCTGTGGAACGTGATGCCGCAGCAGGTGTGCTTCTCGCAGCGCAAACTCGACACGACCGCCGACGCCAACATGTCCATGGACGCCTGGGACGGCTACCGGGCCTCACGCAACCGGATCGTCGCCGGTGCGAAGGAGGCGGGTGTCGCCAACTGGATGGTCCTCACCGGCGACGTCCACGTGGCCTACGCCTTCGACATCAAGGACGACTTCGACGACCCGCAGTCGAAGACCCTCGGCACGGAGATCACCTCCACCTCGGTGTCCAGCGGCAAGGACGGCGCGGAGAGGCCCGCCAACTGGGACACGTACATGACGGCCAACCCGCACCTGAAGTTCTACGACGGCAGACGCGGCTACGCGCGGGTCGAGCTCGGCCAGGAGGCGGCCCGGATCGACTTCCGGACGGTGTCCGCCGTGACCACCCCCGGCGCCCCCGTCACCACCGCGGCGTCCTTCGTCACCGAGGCGGGTGCGCCCGGCCTGCAGCCCGCGTGA
- a CDS encoding DUF6895 family protein, giving the protein MTATRLIHTVGLRALEWLWAHRDGFRLEPDVDPEIGFLERFKPIGELALICRVLLREGVAGARQAQLARQLVDHTWRETLDGGRMLVRGQHTEPISPIPFEVYLPYRELGHSQPEMERAARLNHRLDSWTAFEVVPNRRLGLSAFQRRFGLTPVRPPEDEALATTWLARTPEPWTVEGHIAYDVTHTVFHLTDWGQNPDGLPPRIAGYLATWLPVWIDDWLDLKRWDLLGELLVVDACLPRPALDERAWEAFAAAQQPDGAMPAVRTMPEGDPDEVFDVVYHPTLVAAFASALATSRAFSELTRAAS; this is encoded by the coding sequence ATGACCGCCACGCGCCTGATCCACACCGTCGGACTCCGTGCCCTGGAATGGCTCTGGGCCCACCGCGACGGCTTCCGGCTGGAGCCCGACGTGGACCCCGAGATCGGCTTCCTGGAACGGTTCAAACCCATCGGTGAACTGGCCCTCATCTGCAGGGTGCTGCTGCGCGAGGGCGTGGCCGGGGCGCGCCAGGCCCAGCTCGCCCGCCAACTGGTCGACCACACCTGGCGGGAGACGCTGGACGGCGGCCGGATGCTGGTGCGCGGGCAGCACACGGAACCCATCTCGCCCATCCCGTTCGAGGTGTACCTGCCGTACCGGGAACTCGGCCACAGCCAGCCGGAAATGGAGCGGGCGGCCCGCCTCAACCACCGCCTCGACTCCTGGACCGCCTTCGAGGTGGTGCCGAACCGGCGGCTGGGCCTGTCCGCGTTCCAGCGCCGCTTCGGCCTGACGCCGGTGCGACCGCCCGAGGACGAGGCGCTCGCCACCACCTGGCTGGCCCGCACACCCGAACCGTGGACGGTGGAGGGCCACATCGCCTACGACGTCACCCACACGGTGTTCCACCTGACCGACTGGGGACAGAACCCGGACGGCCTGCCGCCCCGCATCGCCGGCTACCTCGCCACCTGGCTGCCGGTCTGGATCGACGACTGGCTGGACCTGAAGCGCTGGGACCTGCTCGGCGAACTCCTCGTGGTCGACGCCTGCCTGCCCCGCCCGGCCCTCGACGAACGGGCCTGGGAGGCGTTCGCCGCCGCACAGCAGCCGGACGGCGCCATGCCCGCCGTACGGACGATGCCCGAGGGCGACCCCGACGAGGTGTTCGACGTCGTCTACCACCCGACGCTGGTCGCCGCCTTCGCCTCGGCACTGGCCACGTCCCGCGCCTTCTCCGAGCTGACGCGGGCCGCATCGTGA
- a CDS encoding serine hydrolase domain-containing protein, whose product MTAFAAPWPGDPPGDDGAAAPAPRQTHDDAALRERIAAAVTAADAPDVVFAVSRRGRRIVHSGGTAPPPEVPRPDLRYEIGSASKTFTGLLLAQLIRRGTLTGGEPAAACLEPDRPAGPDPVTLAHLVTHTAGLPALPRDFLARALPAWHTNPYARYPAARVTAAFLRHRPRHRPGTRWRYSNFGVAVLGHALASVTGTPWEDLLTAHVLRPLGLSGTALRAEDPWTDATGHRKDGRAAVAAFDAGGFQAAGAVRATPQDLLGFLEAHLHPSGSPLAGALRAVRTPVVRRGLGHRHVHTVAWFRHATDGGPMYFHGGATLGQQAFLGFRPDTDTALAAVCTRRVRGSHDPFVSGAYALLAEDGGASR is encoded by the coding sequence GTGACGGCGTTCGCCGCTCCCTGGCCGGGCGATCCGCCGGGCGACGACGGCGCCGCCGCCCCCGCCCCGCGGCAGACGCACGACGACGCGGCGCTGCGGGAGCGGATCGCCGCCGCCGTCACCGCGGCCGACGCCCCCGACGTCGTCTTCGCCGTCTCCCGGCGCGGCCGCCGTATCGTCCACAGCGGCGGCACCGCCCCGCCCCCCGAGGTCCCCCGGCCGGACCTGCGCTACGAGATCGGGTCGGCCAGCAAGACGTTCACCGGGCTGCTGCTGGCCCAGCTCATCCGGCGCGGGACGCTCACCGGGGGCGAACCCGCCGCCGCCTGCCTGGAACCGGACCGGCCGGCCGGCCCGGACCCGGTGACGCTCGCCCACCTCGTCACCCACACCGCCGGGCTGCCCGCCCTGCCGCGCGACTTCCTCGCCCGGGCCCTGCCCGCCTGGCACACCAACCCCTACGCCCGGTACCCGGCCGCCCGTGTCACCGCCGCCTTCCTGCGCCACCGCCCCCGCCACCGCCCCGGCACGCGCTGGCGCTACTCCAACTTCGGCGTCGCCGTGCTCGGCCACGCCCTCGCCTCGGTGACCGGCACCCCGTGGGAGGACCTGCTGACCGCGCACGTCCTGCGCCCGCTCGGCCTCAGCGGCACGGCCCTGCGCGCCGAGGACCCCTGGACCGACGCGACCGGGCACCGCAAGGACGGCCGCGCGGCCGTCGCCGCCTTCGACGCGGGCGGCTTCCAGGCGGCCGGCGCCGTCCGGGCCACCCCGCAGGACCTGCTGGGCTTTCTGGAGGCCCACCTCCACCCGTCCGGCTCCCCGCTGGCCGGTGCCCTCAGGGCGGTGCGCACCCCCGTGGTCCGGCGCGGACTCGGGCACCGGCACGTGCACACGGTGGCGTGGTTCCGGCACGCCACCGACGGCGGGCCGATGTACTTCCACGGCGGAGCGACCCTGGGCCAGCAGGCGTTCCTGGGCTTCCGGCCCGACACGGACACGGCCCTGGCCGCCGTGTGCACCCGCCGGGTCCGCGGATCGCACGACCCGTTCGTGTCCGGCGCCTACGCGCTCCTCGCCGAGGACGGGGGCGCGTCCCGCTGA
- a CDS encoding alpha-lytic protease prodomain-containing protein: MVGRLATGRRRAAALTALGTLVLTAAPAAATAAPPPPAPGPLPSAARTLGADKPSAQLLRALQRDLKLTPRQAAARLVNEAEAGTRAGRLRNMLGERFAGAWVSGTTSSRLTVATTDAGDVPAIEAQGAKAAVVGRALSELRAVKARLDATARRVKTPDTPVWYVDVRTNRVVVQAVSEPAATAFTEAAGLRGRDVGVRVSANRPRVLDDIVGGDAYYIEDRVRCSVGFSVTKDQQQGFATAGHCGTPGARTTGYNMVDQGTFQASTFPGKDMAWVGVGNGWTATPDIRAEGGRRTQIAGSVQALVGASVCRSGSTTGWRCGVIKQHDTSVSYPQGTVDGLTETTVCAEPGDSGGPFVAGAQAQGITSGGSGDCTSGGTTYYQPINPVLDDFGLTLKTTSAQATLPAPQSGAASDAWAAGRVYQAGATVTYGGVRYQCLQEHQAQGVWTPDATPALWQRT, encoded by the coding sequence ATGGTCGGCAGACTTGCCACAGGACGGCGCCGCGCCGCCGCCCTGACCGCCCTCGGCACCCTCGTCCTGACCGCGGCCCCCGCCGCGGCCACCGCCGCGCCACCGCCGCCCGCACCGGGCCCCCTGCCCAGTGCCGCCCGGACGCTCGGCGCCGACAAACCCTCCGCGCAACTGCTGCGCGCCTTGCAGCGCGACCTGAAGCTGACGCCGCGCCAGGCCGCCGCCCGGCTGGTCAACGAGGCCGAGGCGGGCACCCGCGCCGGCCGACTGCGGAACATGCTGGGCGAGCGCTTCGCCGGGGCCTGGGTGAGCGGCACGACCTCCTCCCGGCTCACCGTCGCCACCACCGACGCCGGGGACGTGCCCGCCATCGAGGCCCAGGGCGCCAAGGCGGCGGTCGTCGGCCGGGCACTGAGCGAGCTGCGGGCCGTCAAGGCGCGGCTGGACGCCACCGCCCGGCGGGTCAAGACCCCCGACACGCCGGTCTGGTACGTCGACGTGCGGACGAACCGGGTCGTCGTCCAGGCCGTGAGCGAACCGGCCGCGACGGCGTTCACCGAGGCCGCGGGTCTGCGGGGCCGGGACGTGGGCGTCCGCGTGTCGGCGAACCGGCCGCGGGTGCTGGACGACATCGTCGGCGGCGACGCCTACTACATCGAGGACAGGGTCCGCTGCTCGGTCGGCTTCTCCGTCACCAAGGACCAGCAGCAGGGCTTCGCCACGGCCGGCCACTGCGGCACGCCGGGCGCGCGGACCACCGGCTACAACATGGTGGACCAGGGCACGTTCCAGGCGTCCACGTTCCCCGGCAAGGACATGGCCTGGGTCGGGGTCGGCAACGGCTGGACCGCCACGCCGGACATCAGGGCGGAGGGAGGCCGGCGCACGCAGATCGCCGGCTCGGTCCAGGCGCTCGTCGGGGCGTCGGTCTGCCGCTCGGGCTCCACCACGGGCTGGCGGTGCGGCGTCATCAAGCAGCACGACACCAGCGTCAGCTACCCGCAGGGCACCGTCGACGGGCTGACCGAGACGACGGTGTGCGCCGAGCCCGGGGACTCCGGCGGCCCGTTCGTCGCCGGCGCCCAGGCGCAGGGGATCACCTCCGGCGGCTCCGGCGACTGCACGAGCGGCGGCACCACCTACTACCAGCCCATCAATCCGGTGCTCGACGACTTCGGCCTCACCCTGAAGACCACGTCGGCCCAGGCCACGCTGCCCGCTCCGCAGAGCGGCGCGGCGTCGGACGCGTGGGCGGCGGGCCGCGTCTACCAGGCCGGCGCCACCGTCACGTACGGCGGTGTGCGCTACCAGTGCCTGCAGGAGCACCAGGCGCAGGGCGTGTGGACGCCCGACGCCACGCCGGCCCTGTGGCAGCGGACCTGA